One window of the Zea mays cultivar B73 chromosome 3, Zm-B73-REFERENCE-NAM-5.0, whole genome shotgun sequence genome contains the following:
- the LOC103649523 gene encoding ACT domain-containing protein ACR12: MALAASHHGLLPFAPAATPTPSRWHLRFRAARPLPRPARRICCQSINSANVLGVSSTTSDEAVPVPVVQIDQDSDRDATIVQLSFGDRLGALLDTMKALKDLGLDVTKGSVTTDSAVTQTKFHIMRFGRKVEDPDMLERIRLTIINNLLQYHPESSEKLAMGEFFGIKPPEKKVDVDIATHIVVEDDGPKRSILYIETADRPGLLLEIIKIIADTNIDVESAEIDTEGLVAKDKFHVSYRGGKLNSSLSQALTNCLRYYLRRPETDEDSY; the protein is encoded by the exons ATGGCGCTCGCCGCTTCCCACCACGGCCTCCTGCCCTTCGCCCCCGCTGCCACGCCTACCCCGTCACGGTGGCACCTGCGCTTCCGCGCCGCGCGCCCTCTGCCCCGCCCCGCCCGGAG AATTTGTTGCCAATCTATCAACTCAGCTAATGTGTTGGGAGTTTCTTCAACG ACATCTGATGAGGCAGTCCCAGTCCCAGTTGTCCAGATAGATCAGGACTCAGACCGTGATGCGACCATTGTGCAGCTAAGTTTTGGAGATCGCTTGGGGGCACTACTTGACACG ATGAAAGCACTCAAGGACCTTGGCCTTGATGTCACAAAAGGAAGTGTGACAACTGACTCAGCTGTCACACAAACAAAGTTCCACATCATGCGATT TGGgcgcaaggttgaggaccctgacATGTTAGAAAGGATTCGGCTAACCATCATCAACAACCTTCTCCAGTACCATCCT GAATCAAGTGAGAAGTTAGCCATGGGTGAATTTTTTGGGATAAAACCTCCTGAGAAGAAG GTAGATGTTGATATTGCAACACATATAGTTGTTGAAGATGACGGACCAAAAAGAAG CATACTTTACATAGAGACCGCCGACCGGCCTGGCCTACTTCTTGAGATAATCAAGATCATCGCGGACACAAATATTGATGTGGAATCAGCTGAGATTGATACTGAA GGTTTGGTTGCGAAGGACAAGTTTCATGTAAGTTACAGAGGTGGAAAACTAAACAGCTCCTTATCTCAG GCGCTGACCAATTGCCTGCGTTATTACCTCCGAAGGCCTGAGACAGATGAAGACAGCTATTGA